In Malus sylvestris chromosome 15, drMalSylv7.2, whole genome shotgun sequence, a single genomic region encodes these proteins:
- the LOC126605653 gene encoding TSL-kinase interacting protein 1-like isoform X1 translates to MKVCRETNRKVIKVPIESRAGMGSSMREQKTGRTTRVCPKATGKGGRADGMCLKLPDKGGPFSGITKGPPDLECCQGKILLPQSKIKLQLFPVNEVTRIRLEKDGHHPYLELILRPQKKITSVLKHLNDKWGNSSVALNEPVLFPYKMHDSMSSNRRWTLNDGDISAGAVYAAIGCPAVFRLRYGWLSSEPKGADQPSTSANDLQSEVEQRCRSAATENVYDELGKHTVLATKDFRSINARETINADTENISTGVVDLKDDIRRRMGNHTQEPLLLDSVTNISIGGLLSEASLQAKCNNSEEKQIGKNEGFHPTETKNDSKSFALWDCPSISIGGLLSEASMQGKLDQFYAQPVESNAGLPHPQGQRPSTHDSCLSIFDAEETCHAFPSQKLSLSGKDVLGFGGSRGGFNQNPGSKLFKFPNAAKSNNVDGLPQDQRACQESNTALMICSRVNNDDRSLGLSGIKWTDSLGPFDLGLPVSQKLITGESTSSIGGFVK, encoded by the exons ATGAAAGTTTGTAGAGAAACAAACAGGAAGGTGATCAAGGTTCCTATAGAAAGCAGAGCAGGTATGGGAAGTAGCATGAGAGAACAGAAAACAGGGAGAACTACCCGAGTCTGCCCCAAAGCAACAG GGAAAGGTGGGCGTGCTGATGGCATGTGTTTGAAGCTTCCTGACAAAGGTGGGCCCTTTTCAGGAATAACAAAGGGACCACCTGATCTTGAGTGTTGTCAAGGGAAAATACTTCTTCCGCAGTCAAAGATCAAGTTGCAGCTTTTCCCTGTAAATGAAGTCACTCGCATACGATTGGAAAAG gATGGACATCATCCATATTTAGAACTCATTCTTAGACCACAGAAGAAGATTACTTCTGTGCTAAAGCACCTTAATGACAAGTGGGGGAATTCAAGCGTTGCTCTTAATGAGCCGGTTCTATTCCCATATAAGATGCATGACAGTATGTCTAGTAACAGAAGATGGACACTGAATGATGGAGACATTAGTGCCGGAGCTGTCTATGCAGCTATTGGATGCCCTGCAGTTTTTCGCTTAAG GTATGGCTGGCTCTCTTCTGAACCTAAAGGTGCTGATCAACCTTCAACATCAGCTAATGACTTACAATCTGAGGTCGAACAGAGATGTAGAAGCGCCGCCACAGAGAATGTATATGATGAATTAGGGAAACACACTGTGTTAGCAACAAAAGATTTCAGATCAATCAATGCAAGAGAAACAATAAATGCAGATACTGAGAATATTTCTACTGGAGTTGTTGATCTCAAG GATGATATTCGGAGGAGGATGGGTAACCATACTCAGGAACCACTTTTGCTTGACAGTGTAACTAATATAAGCATTGGAGGCCTACTTTCTGAAGCATCTTTACAGGCCAAGTGCAATAACagtgaagaaaaacaaattgggaaaaatgAAGGCTTTCATCCTACTGAAACAAAAAATGATTCAAAGTCATTTGCATTGTGGGATTGTCCTTCTATAAGCATTGGTGGCCTCTTGTCTGAAGCATCCATGCAGGGCAAGCTCGATCAATTTTATGCACAACCAGTTGAGAGCAATGCAGGCTTGCCACATCCGCAAGGTCAAAGGCCATCCACTCATGACTCATGCTTATCTATTTTTGATGCTGAAGAaacttgccatgcatttccTTCTCAAAAATTATCTTTGTCGGGAAAAGATGTTCTGGGGTTTGGTGGAAGTCGTGGAGGTTTCAACCAGAATCCTGGTTCTAAACTATTCAAGTTCCCTAATGCAGCAAAG TCTAACAATGTAGATGGGCTGCCGCAAGACCAGCGTGCTTGTCAGGAATCGAATACAGCTCTCATGATTTGTTCGCGAGTGAACAACGATGACAGAAGTCTTGGGCTGTCAGGCATCAAATGG ACCGACTCCTTGGGGCCGTTTGATCTTGGCCTCCCCGTTTCCCAGAAGCTCATCACTGGAGAGAGTACAAGCAGCATCGGTGGATTTGTTAAGTAG
- the LOC126604617 gene encoding probable serine/threonine-protein kinase At1g54610, which translates to MGCVQTKTNSPSHNLQVLDKLKWDNGYVKGSTGGRPVTQKHSRKEIKPVFNGEDKIADGGGEGLVVREKERGKNGGNVSGRMTLEKIGGDDDIVNGWPKWLVENVPQDVLAGFVPKTADSYDKLAKIGQGTYSNVYKARDRDTKKIVALKKVRFDTSEPESVKFMAREITMLQKLDHPNIIKLEGVATSRMQYSLYLVFDVMQSDLTRVISRPGKRLTEPQVKCYMQQLLAGLQHCHENGILHRDIKASNLLIDRNGMLKIADFGLANFFPPKKRPLTSRVVTLWYRAPELLLGSTDYGVGIDLWSAGCLLAEMFVGRPVMPGRTEVEQLHKIFKLCGLPGEDYWKKMKLPTSFRPPQHYKPSYEEFFRDFSRSSFDLLTTLLALDPASRGSAASALQSQFFSSSPLACDLSALPVMYKEEDERTHAKDRKNRTSKPKQLSQTNRGLVQRKVQEVGGGFESSNEFSQLEKKAEPNMYRQVMGSWHSQDMGSIHSETGSMHSQDQDQETGNSASSSTSSYTFNTSRRSNSIYGNLHASLSPIIRSHQKRFPTTEGHPNALKNINPDILKNINNFTLLQASIKDIINHTEGSALSQFRRSHSTLDFRNIDMDKI; encoded by the exons ATGGGTTGTGTTCAGACGAAAACTAACTCCCCAAGTCATAACCTTCAAGTCCTTGACAAGTTGAAATGGGACAATGGCTATGTCAAGGGGAGCACTGGAGGAAGACCCGTTACCCAAAAACACTCGAGGAAGGAGATTAAGCCGGTGTTCAATGGGGAGGATAAGATTGCTGATG gaggaggagaaggttTGGTTGttcgagagaaagagagaggtaaGAACGGTGGGAATGTTTCGGGAAGGATGACGTTGGAGAAGATTGGAGGAGATGATGATATTGTGAATGGCTGGCCAAAGTGGTTGGTTGAGAATGTGCCTCAAGATGTCTTGGCTGGTTTCGTTCCAAAGACTGCGGACTCCTATGATAAACTTGCTAAG ATAGGGCAGGGAACCTACAGCAATGTGTACAAAGCTCGTGACAGGGACACCAAAAAGATTGTCGCTTTGAAAAAAGTCCGGTTTGACACATCAGAGCCAGAGAGTGTCAAGTTTATGGCGAGGGAGATAACGATGCTACAGAAGCTAGATCATCCCAATATCATCAAGCTTGAAGGGGTAGCTACATCAAGAATGCAGTATAGTCTATATCTCGTCTTTGATGTCATGCAGTCCGACTTGACTAGAGTAATCTCACGTCCTGGAAAGAGGCTCACTGAACCCCAG GTCAAGTGCTATATGCAGCAGCTTCTTGCTGGTCTCCAGCACTGCCATGAAAACGGGATTTTACACCGAGACATTAAAGCTTCCAACTTGCTAATAGACAGAAATGGGATGTTGAAAATTGCAGATTTTGGGCTTGCAAATTTTTTCCCTCCTAAGAAACGTCCTCTTACAAGCCGAGTTGTGACACTCTGGTACAGAGCGCCAGAGCTCTTGTTAGGTTCTACAGATTATGGAGTTGGTATTGATCTTTGGAGTGCAGGATGCCTGTTGGCAGAGATGTTTGTTGGGAGGCCAGTTATGCCTGGGAGGACCGAG GTTGAGCAACTTCATAAGATCTTCAAGCTTTGTGGTTTACCCGGAGAGGATTACTGGAAGAAAATGAAGTTACCAACAAGCTTCCGACCACCACAACATTACAAACCTAGTTATGAAGAATTCTTCAGGGACTTCTCAAGATCATCATTTGATCTCTTAACAACACTTCTTGCTCTGGACCCGGCATCTCGTGGCAGTGCTGCTTCTGCTCTCCAAAGTCAA TTTTTTAGTTCGAGTCCGTTGGCATGTGACCTTTCAGCTCTACCAGTAATGTATAAAGAGGAGGACGAACGCACTCACGCCAAGGATCGGAAGAA CAGGACTTCCAAACCAAAGCAACTGTCTCAAACAAATCGCGGACTGGTTCAGAGAAAGGTTCAAGAGGTCGGTGGAGGATTTGAATCTTCTAATGAA TTTTCGCAGCTGGAAAAGAAGGCGGAACCAAACATGTACCGGCAAGTAATGGGAAGTTGGCACAGCCAGGATATGGGAAGCATCCATAGTGAAACGGGAAGCATGCATAGCCAAGACCAAGACCAAGAGACAGGCAACAGTGCAAGCAGCAGCACTTCCTCCTATACTTTCAACACAAGCAGAAGAAGCAACAGCATATATGGCAACTTGCATGCATCTCTTTCTCCAATAATTCGGTCTCACCAAAAACGGTTCCCAACCACCGAAGGTCATCCTAATGCTTTGAAGAACATCAATCCCGATATTCTTAAGAACATCAACAACTTCACGCTCTTGCAGGCCTCGATAAAAGATATCATCAACCATACTGAAGGCAGTGCACTGTCTCAGTTCCGCAGATCTCATTCAACATTGGACTTCCGAAACATTGATATGGACAAGATTTGA
- the LOC126605653 gene encoding TSL-kinase interacting protein 1-like isoform X2, producing the protein MKVCRETNRKVIKVPIESRAGMGSSMREQKTGRTTRVCPKATGITKGPPDLECCQGKILLPQSKIKLQLFPVNEVTRIRLEKDGHHPYLELILRPQKKITSVLKHLNDKWGNSSVALNEPVLFPYKMHDSMSSNRRWTLNDGDISAGAVYAAIGCPAVFRLRYGWLSSEPKGADQPSTSANDLQSEVEQRCRSAATENVYDELGKHTVLATKDFRSINARETINADTENISTGVVDLKDDIRRRMGNHTQEPLLLDSVTNISIGGLLSEASLQAKCNNSEEKQIGKNEGFHPTETKNDSKSFALWDCPSISIGGLLSEASMQGKLDQFYAQPVESNAGLPHPQGQRPSTHDSCLSIFDAEETCHAFPSQKLSLSGKDVLGFGGSRGGFNQNPGSKLFKFPNAAKSNNVDGLPQDQRACQESNTALMICSRVNNDDRSLGLSGIKWTDSLGPFDLGLPVSQKLITGESTSSIGGFVK; encoded by the exons ATGAAAGTTTGTAGAGAAACAAACAGGAAGGTGATCAAGGTTCCTATAGAAAGCAGAGCAGGTATGGGAAGTAGCATGAGAGAACAGAAAACAGGGAGAACTACCCGAGTCTGCCCCAAAGCAACAG GAATAACAAAGGGACCACCTGATCTTGAGTGTTGTCAAGGGAAAATACTTCTTCCGCAGTCAAAGATCAAGTTGCAGCTTTTCCCTGTAAATGAAGTCACTCGCATACGATTGGAAAAG gATGGACATCATCCATATTTAGAACTCATTCTTAGACCACAGAAGAAGATTACTTCTGTGCTAAAGCACCTTAATGACAAGTGGGGGAATTCAAGCGTTGCTCTTAATGAGCCGGTTCTATTCCCATATAAGATGCATGACAGTATGTCTAGTAACAGAAGATGGACACTGAATGATGGAGACATTAGTGCCGGAGCTGTCTATGCAGCTATTGGATGCCCTGCAGTTTTTCGCTTAAG GTATGGCTGGCTCTCTTCTGAACCTAAAGGTGCTGATCAACCTTCAACATCAGCTAATGACTTACAATCTGAGGTCGAACAGAGATGTAGAAGCGCCGCCACAGAGAATGTATATGATGAATTAGGGAAACACACTGTGTTAGCAACAAAAGATTTCAGATCAATCAATGCAAGAGAAACAATAAATGCAGATACTGAGAATATTTCTACTGGAGTTGTTGATCTCAAG GATGATATTCGGAGGAGGATGGGTAACCATACTCAGGAACCACTTTTGCTTGACAGTGTAACTAATATAAGCATTGGAGGCCTACTTTCTGAAGCATCTTTACAGGCCAAGTGCAATAACagtgaagaaaaacaaattgggaaaaatgAAGGCTTTCATCCTACTGAAACAAAAAATGATTCAAAGTCATTTGCATTGTGGGATTGTCCTTCTATAAGCATTGGTGGCCTCTTGTCTGAAGCATCCATGCAGGGCAAGCTCGATCAATTTTATGCACAACCAGTTGAGAGCAATGCAGGCTTGCCACATCCGCAAGGTCAAAGGCCATCCACTCATGACTCATGCTTATCTATTTTTGATGCTGAAGAaacttgccatgcatttccTTCTCAAAAATTATCTTTGTCGGGAAAAGATGTTCTGGGGTTTGGTGGAAGTCGTGGAGGTTTCAACCAGAATCCTGGTTCTAAACTATTCAAGTTCCCTAATGCAGCAAAG TCTAACAATGTAGATGGGCTGCCGCAAGACCAGCGTGCTTGTCAGGAATCGAATACAGCTCTCATGATTTGTTCGCGAGTGAACAACGATGACAGAAGTCTTGGGCTGTCAGGCATCAAATGG ACCGACTCCTTGGGGCCGTTTGATCTTGGCCTCCCCGTTTCCCAGAAGCTCATCACTGGAGAGAGTACAAGCAGCATCGGTGGATTTGTTAAGTAG